In Pyxicephalus adspersus chromosome 12, UCB_Pads_2.0, whole genome shotgun sequence, a genomic segment contains:
- the ZBTB25 gene encoding zinc finger and BTB domain-containing protein 25: MDQSKHSLVLLQQLNMQREFGFLCDCTVAIGDVYFKAHRAVLAAFSNYFKMIFIHQSSECIKIQPTDIQPDIFSYLLHVMYTGKTPKQSVDHIRLEEGVRFLHANLLSTSNNEPSQVLPSETMQSSNLYGIQISTAQKTNKEPLNLRNIPPATARCAPQGEQPQLQLSLAIGLEGVGPEQQSSHFPAQVATTVKSIEDIQNTVKTIKQETCDTESVKSPHHLLLQQEEVESTFVKTPNKTYSCHYCGEHFDSRAMLRDHLHIHVSQSLPFGVPTSILESDDLGEVRPILENIENTESCHLGPYDGLQNPTHAEQLQLNQLSFLSKDADPIELNCNFSFLRKRKFTCTVCGHRFVRRSLLLEHLYTHKTKSHKLNRHHRFSSQTDEHSLQNYCNNLTDNNQKDDDTALEPPFLEDLEAANSQENVDSVLVE; encoded by the exons ATGGATCAGTCAAAGCACAGCCTGGTTCTGCTGCAGCAGCTGAACATGCAGCGTGAGTTCGGCTTCCTCTGTGACTGCACCGTGGCCATCGGTGACGTATACTTCAAGGCACATAGAGCCGTTCTTGCTGCCTTTTCAAACTATTTCAAGATGATCTTTATTCACCAGTCCAG TGAATGTATAAAGATCCAACCAACAGACATTCAACCAGACATATTTAGTTACCTTTTACACGTCATGTATACAGGGAAAACTCCAAAGCAAAGCGTGGATCACATCCGATTAGAGGAAGGAGTAAGATTTCTTCACGCTAACCTCCTTTCCACATCAAATAATGAACCAAGTCAAGTTTTGCCATCAGAAACAATGCAGTCCTCTAATTTATATGGAATTCAGATCTCCACAGCTCAAAAAACTAACAAGGAACCTCTAAACCTAAGAAACATTCCACCAGCTACGGCGAGGTGTGCACCACAGGGAGAACAGCCGCAGCTACAGCTGTCCCTTGCGATTGGCCTTGAAGGTGTAGGCCCTGAACAGCAAAGTTCACATTTCCCTGCTCAGGTGGCCACCACAGTCAAATCAATAGAAGACATTCAGAACACCGTAAAGACTATAAAGCAGGAAACCTGTGATACAGAATCGGTAAAATCTCCACATCATTTGTTGCTGCAGCAAGAAGAGGTTGAGTCAACGTTTGTGAAGACGCCCAACAAAACATACTCTTGCCATTACTGTGGTGAACATTTTGATTCCCGTGCTATGCTGAGAGATCATTTGCATATTCACGTATCTCAGTCGCTTCCTTTCGGGGTTCCCACTTCTATTTTAGAGAGCGATGACCTAGGAGAAGTTCGCCCCATACTCGAAAATATCGAGAACACAGAGAGCTGCCATCTTGGCCCTTATGATGGACTTCAAAACCCCACCCACGCTGAACAGCTGCAACTCAATCAACTTTCATTTTTGTCCAAGGACGCCGATCCCATCGAACTAAACTGTAACTTCTCTTTCTTACGAAAGAGAAAATTCACCTGTACAGTGTGCGGTCACAGATTCGTACGAAGGAGCTTATTGCTGGAACACTTGtatacacacaaaacaaaatccCACAAGCTCAACCGCCACCATAGATTCAGCAGTCAGACTGATGAGCATTCATTACAGAATTACTGTAACAATCTGACTGATAACAATCAGAAGGATGATGACACGGCTCTAGAACCGCCATTCCTGGAGGACTTGGAAGCTGCAAACTCACAAGAAAATGTGGACTCTGTGCTCgttgaataa
- the ZBTB1 gene encoding zinc finger and BTB domain-containing protein 1 isoform X1, translated as MLLCRCPTLYTSTWTHNQVTVHDFLHRGCALFNGISFFGRTFTNFCPVMPSRKRREIGRVQSKAKKMKQHRRQETPEDRNRRLAMLREKAATSRALKTEQHEASRRALLKTEMMGKSSHCSYVLQQLYNQREWGFLCDCCISINDIYFQAHKAVLAACSSYFKMMFINHQHSMAQINLTNTKISAECFDLILQFMYLGKIMTAPENFEQLKHAMTYLQLYVIPDCLEEIQDNDSSIKCSSSASSSLSSKMVFGVRMHEESAAKPAEEPAKWIAEPALSVSTVHEKQVESSLPHHSRQQTRSLCKKTSSPKVHNTRERGTRRFGRSYTCEGCGFVFSCEKLLDEHSQTCTNRLFFHSREQTSNEQSQSGSESPVSKFSPSQDNANKVDSSQPMEGAAESSKDKLEQIKTEAIDTTEKNPVIIKIESDENSLVEMDDINIVKISDKDYLESSDIDDLDDEADEGAYYIGVPCNQRVNDSIEVNSQQMFTSYRKDRKRNNATESMSEISCELCGLTLNEQELSSHYLAKHIENICACGKCGQVLVKGRQLQEHAQRCGESQEPFENPERNMDERIHFGDGMEESSAVGEVLVDMWDDLNEGTISVPKQVYKHSSCPYRCPNCGQRFETENQVVEHLSQCVDHEVYRNSVSDENDRDHRRKHFCDICGKGFYQRCHLREHYTVHTKEKQFSCQTCGKQFLRERQLRLHNDMHTGMARYVCSLCDQGNFRKHDHVRHMISHLAAGETICQVCFQIFPSNDLLEQHMDIHLYTCGVCGAKFNLRKDMRAHYNSKHFKKA; from the exons ATGTTACTGTGCAGGTGCCCTACACTATATACCAGCACATGGACCCACAACCAAGTGACAGTACATGATTTCCTGCATAGAGGCTGTGCACTGTTTAATGGGATAAG tttttttggaCGCACATTCACAAATTTCTGCCCtgtaatgccttcgagaaaacgtaggGAAATTGGcagagtgcaatcaaaggcaaaaaaaatgaaacaacaccgtagacaagaaactcccgaggacaggaatagaagacttgccatgcTGCGTGAGAAAGCTGCTACATCTAGAGCTCTAAAAACAGAACAGCATGAGGCCTCCAGGag ggcGTTGTTGAAAACCGAGATGATGGGTAAATCAAGCCATTGTAGTTACGTACTGCAGCAACTCTACAACCAGAGAGAATGGGGATTTCTATGTGACTGCTGCATCTCCATCAATGACATCTACTTCCAAGCTCACAAGGCGGTCCTCGCAGCTTGCAGCTCTTATTTCAAAATGATGTTTATTAATCATCAACACAGCATGGCGCAAATCAACCTCACCAACACCAAGATCAGTGCGGAATGTTTCGACCTCATATTGCAGTTCATGTATCTGGGTAAAATAATGACTGCGCCAGAAAATTTTGAACAGCTAAAGCACGCAATGACATACCTGCAACTGTATGTTATCCCCGACTGCTTGGAAGAGATACAGGATAACGATTCCTCCATTAAATGTTCCTCATCTGCATCAAGTAGCCTAAGTAGTAAAATGGTCTTTGGAGTCCGTATGCATGAAGAATCTGCAGCAAAGCCGGCAGAGGAGCCAGCCAAATGGATTGCAGAGCCGGCTCTATCTGTAAGCACAGTGCACGAAAAACAGGTTGAAAGCAGTTTGCCTCATCACAGCCGGCAACAAACGAGGAGTTTGTGCAAGAAGACGTCTTCGCCAAAAGTACATAACACGAGAGAACGTGGGACCAGGAGGTTTGGGCGCAGTTATACTTGCGAGGGATGTGGATTTGTATTTAGTTGTGAAAAGCTGCTCGATGAGCACTCTCAAACCTGTACTAACAGGCTGTTTTTTCACAGCAGGGAACAGACTAGCAATGAGCAGAGCCAGAGTGGAAGTGAATCACCAGTGTCAAAGTTTTCTCCTTCACAGGACAATGCGAACAAAGTGGACTCAAGTCAACCAATGGAAGGGGCTGCTGAAAGTTCAAAAGACAAATTAGAACAGATAAAGACTGAAGCGATAGACACTACCGAGAAAAACCCAGTTATCATAAAAATTGAATCTGATGAGAATTCCCTTGTAGAAATGGATGATATCAATATTGTGAAAATCTCCGATAAAGATTATTTAGAATCTTCTGACATTGATGACTTAGATGACGAAGCCGATGAAGGCGCATACTACATCGGTGTACCGTGTAACCAGAGAGTCAATGATAGTATAGAGGTGAATTCACAGCAGATGTTTACCAGCTATAGAAAAGATCGTAAAAGAAATAATGCCACTGAGAGTATGTCAGAAATTTCCTGTGAACTTTGTGGGTTGACCCTTAATGAGCAGGAGCTTTCATCCCATTACCTAGCCAAgcatatagaaaatatatgtgCATGTGGTAAATGTGGCCAAGTTCTGGTGAAGGGTAGACAGCTGCAAGAGCACGCTCAGAGATGTGGAGAATCTCAAGAGCCTTTTGAGAATCCTGAAAGGAACATGGATGAGAGAATTCATTTTGGAGATGGCATGGAGGAGTCCTCTGCAGTGGGAGAGGTATTGGTAGACATGTGGGACGACTTAAACGAAGGCACCATTAGTGTACCGAAACAGGTTTATAAACATTCCTCCTGCCCTTATCGTTGTCCCAATTGTGGCCAACGCTTTGAGACAGAAAATCAGGTGGTAGAGCACTTGTCCCAGTGTGTGGATCATGAAGTCTACAGGAATTCTGTTTCAGATGAAAACGATCGGGACCATCGCAGAAAGCACTTCTGTGACATCTGTGGCAAAGGCTTCTACCAGCGTTGCCACTTACGAGAACATTATACCGTACACACCAAGGAAAAACAGTTTTCATGCCAAACCTGTGGAAAGCAGTTTTTAAGGGAGCGGCAGCTAAGATTGCATAATGACATGCACACCGGCATGGCTAGATACGTTTGCTCGCTTTGCGACCAGGGAAATTTCCGTAAACACGACCACGTACGTCACATGATATCACATTTAGCCGCTGGAGAAACTATATGTCAGGTGTGCTTTCAGATTTTTCCAAGTAACGACCTTCTAGAGCAGCATATGGATATCCACCTCTATACTTGCGGAGTTTGTGGTGCAAAATTTAACTTGAGAAAAGACATGAGGGCACATTATAACTCTAAGCATTTCAAGAAAGCTTAA
- the ZBTB1 gene encoding zinc finger and BTB domain-containing protein 1 isoform X2: MMGKSSHCSYVLQQLYNQREWGFLCDCCISINDIYFQAHKAVLAACSSYFKMMFINHQHSMAQINLTNTKISAECFDLILQFMYLGKIMTAPENFEQLKHAMTYLQLYVIPDCLEEIQDNDSSIKCSSSASSSLSSKMVFGVRMHEESAAKPAEEPAKWIAEPALSVSTVHEKQVESSLPHHSRQQTRSLCKKTSSPKVHNTRERGTRRFGRSYTCEGCGFVFSCEKLLDEHSQTCTNRLFFHSREQTSNEQSQSGSESPVSKFSPSQDNANKVDSSQPMEGAAESSKDKLEQIKTEAIDTTEKNPVIIKIESDENSLVEMDDINIVKISDKDYLESSDIDDLDDEADEGAYYIGVPCNQRVNDSIEVNSQQMFTSYRKDRKRNNATESMSEISCELCGLTLNEQELSSHYLAKHIENICACGKCGQVLVKGRQLQEHAQRCGESQEPFENPERNMDERIHFGDGMEESSAVGEVLVDMWDDLNEGTISVPKQVYKHSSCPYRCPNCGQRFETENQVVEHLSQCVDHEVYRNSVSDENDRDHRRKHFCDICGKGFYQRCHLREHYTVHTKEKQFSCQTCGKQFLRERQLRLHNDMHTGMARYVCSLCDQGNFRKHDHVRHMISHLAAGETICQVCFQIFPSNDLLEQHMDIHLYTCGVCGAKFNLRKDMRAHYNSKHFKKA; the protein is encoded by the coding sequence ATGATGGGTAAATCAAGCCATTGTAGTTACGTACTGCAGCAACTCTACAACCAGAGAGAATGGGGATTTCTATGTGACTGCTGCATCTCCATCAATGACATCTACTTCCAAGCTCACAAGGCGGTCCTCGCAGCTTGCAGCTCTTATTTCAAAATGATGTTTATTAATCATCAACACAGCATGGCGCAAATCAACCTCACCAACACCAAGATCAGTGCGGAATGTTTCGACCTCATATTGCAGTTCATGTATCTGGGTAAAATAATGACTGCGCCAGAAAATTTTGAACAGCTAAAGCACGCAATGACATACCTGCAACTGTATGTTATCCCCGACTGCTTGGAAGAGATACAGGATAACGATTCCTCCATTAAATGTTCCTCATCTGCATCAAGTAGCCTAAGTAGTAAAATGGTCTTTGGAGTCCGTATGCATGAAGAATCTGCAGCAAAGCCGGCAGAGGAGCCAGCCAAATGGATTGCAGAGCCGGCTCTATCTGTAAGCACAGTGCACGAAAAACAGGTTGAAAGCAGTTTGCCTCATCACAGCCGGCAACAAACGAGGAGTTTGTGCAAGAAGACGTCTTCGCCAAAAGTACATAACACGAGAGAACGTGGGACCAGGAGGTTTGGGCGCAGTTATACTTGCGAGGGATGTGGATTTGTATTTAGTTGTGAAAAGCTGCTCGATGAGCACTCTCAAACCTGTACTAACAGGCTGTTTTTTCACAGCAGGGAACAGACTAGCAATGAGCAGAGCCAGAGTGGAAGTGAATCACCAGTGTCAAAGTTTTCTCCTTCACAGGACAATGCGAACAAAGTGGACTCAAGTCAACCAATGGAAGGGGCTGCTGAAAGTTCAAAAGACAAATTAGAACAGATAAAGACTGAAGCGATAGACACTACCGAGAAAAACCCAGTTATCATAAAAATTGAATCTGATGAGAATTCCCTTGTAGAAATGGATGATATCAATATTGTGAAAATCTCCGATAAAGATTATTTAGAATCTTCTGACATTGATGACTTAGATGACGAAGCCGATGAAGGCGCATACTACATCGGTGTACCGTGTAACCAGAGAGTCAATGATAGTATAGAGGTGAATTCACAGCAGATGTTTACCAGCTATAGAAAAGATCGTAAAAGAAATAATGCCACTGAGAGTATGTCAGAAATTTCCTGTGAACTTTGTGGGTTGACCCTTAATGAGCAGGAGCTTTCATCCCATTACCTAGCCAAgcatatagaaaatatatgtgCATGTGGTAAATGTGGCCAAGTTCTGGTGAAGGGTAGACAGCTGCAAGAGCACGCTCAGAGATGTGGAGAATCTCAAGAGCCTTTTGAGAATCCTGAAAGGAACATGGATGAGAGAATTCATTTTGGAGATGGCATGGAGGAGTCCTCTGCAGTGGGAGAGGTATTGGTAGACATGTGGGACGACTTAAACGAAGGCACCATTAGTGTACCGAAACAGGTTTATAAACATTCCTCCTGCCCTTATCGTTGTCCCAATTGTGGCCAACGCTTTGAGACAGAAAATCAGGTGGTAGAGCACTTGTCCCAGTGTGTGGATCATGAAGTCTACAGGAATTCTGTTTCAGATGAAAACGATCGGGACCATCGCAGAAAGCACTTCTGTGACATCTGTGGCAAAGGCTTCTACCAGCGTTGCCACTTACGAGAACATTATACCGTACACACCAAGGAAAAACAGTTTTCATGCCAAACCTGTGGAAAGCAGTTTTTAAGGGAGCGGCAGCTAAGATTGCATAATGACATGCACACCGGCATGGCTAGATACGTTTGCTCGCTTTGCGACCAGGGAAATTTCCGTAAACACGACCACGTACGTCACATGATATCACATTTAGCCGCTGGAGAAACTATATGTCAGGTGTGCTTTCAGATTTTTCCAAGTAACGACCTTCTAGAGCAGCATATGGATATCCACCTCTATACTTGCGGAGTTTGTGGTGCAAAATTTAACTTGAGAAAAGACATGAGGGCACATTATAACTCTAAGCATTTCAAGAAAGCTTAA